Sequence from the Salvia hispanica cultivar TCC Black 2014 unplaced genomic scaffold, UniMelb_Shisp_WGS_1.0 HiC_scaffold_113, whole genome shotgun sequence genome:
tttctcaaatttttgatCCAATGGCTCTTCTAAAGAAAATCCTCAAAGAGTTGAATCCCGAAAAAGTTGAAGCTGAGATGAGTAAGCAAGATATTATGAAAAGGATGGGAGaagaattgaaacaaaaaacataTCTTCTTATTCTTGATGATGTTTGGAATCAAGATCGTCCCGCATGGGATGGTTTTATCCAGTCCTTGTTGGGCGTTAGTTCTATTAAGGGAAATGTTATTCTTGTTACCACTAGAATTAAGGAGGTCGCTTCAACCGTGAGTCCACATTGTCCACACAAGTTGAAAGAGTTATCCGAAGAAGATTGTTTGTCAATTATCAAAGAAAAAAGCTTTGGAAAAAAGGATTTTCCGTTGGAATTTGAGAATATTGGGAGGAAAATTGCAAGAAGATGTAAAGGTTTGCCGTTAGCTGCTAACGTAGTTGGTGGAGTATTGCGCAATAAATCTAAAGGAAAATGGATCTCAATCGAAGAGAAATGGCTTGGACACAATGAAGGAGCTCATATCACAAATATATTGAGGTTGAGCTATGATGAATTGTCCGTACCATCACTCAAGAAGTGTTTTGCATTCTGTTCTGTTTTTCCTAAAGGTCGCAGATTTAAAAAGCATGAATTGATTGAGTATTGGATGGGAGAAGGATTTCTCGAAGCTGATGAAAATAATGACTTGGAATTTGTGGGAGAAAactttttcaatattcttCTTGACAACTCTCTACTGCAAAATGCAAGAAGATATTATGGCGGGGTGGAATATGTGATGCATGATCTTGTGCATGATCTTGCATGTCATGTTTTAGGTGGTTCTCATAATACATCTGACATCTCCCCAGTTCGATACATGTTCCTTGAAGACAAGTCAAAGGATGTTTTGGAAAGAAATGCAAAATATTTGCGAACATTATTGGTCATGGATAACATTTGTGGTAACATGTTCTCAAAGTTCAAATGTCTTCATGTTTTAACTTTTGGAAGTGATGGAGTTATTGAGTTTCCAAGTTCAATCAGGAAGTTGATACATTTGAGAGTTCTTAATATTAATGGATCAAGAATTGAGCGTCTTCCGGATTGGATTGGTGAACTCATACACTTGCAAACATTGAGAGCAGAAGTAGATAACATTCAACTTCCAAGTACTCTGAAGTACTTGATTAATTTAAGGCATctttatattgaaaaattgGTAGATTTGCCTGCCGAGATGGGGAGATTAACTTGTCTCCGAACCCTAAAGTTTTTTAGGGTAGGCGACAAGAGTGGCTACAAAATCGAAGAACTTGGAAGTTTGAACGATCTCAAAGGAGAATTGAAAATATCTGATCTGGAAAAGGTTGGTAACAAGGAAGAGGCTGAGAAAGCAAATCtacataaaaaatcaaagctaGTGGAGTTGCACTTGGTGTGGGATCCGTGTAGACAAGATGAAACTAGAAATGATGAGAATGTGTTGGATGGCCTTCAACCTCACTCAAATCTGAAGAAGTTGAAGATTGAAGGATTCACGGGAAAAAGATTTCCATCATGGAATCCAGATATGGCCGTTGAAAATGTGGCTCGAGGCTCTTGGGTACAGCTTGACAATTTGATTGAGATAAGTCTCTCACACTGCTTAGAATGTGAAGAAATCCCAATGTTTGGGCAGTTGCCAAATCTCAAGTCTCTCTGGTTAGAAGGATTGAGGAATGTGAAGTCCATAAATTCTTCTGCCCATAAATCCCAAAGTATTGTTTTTCCAGCTCTTGAAAGCCTCAAAATGTATGACATTCCTAGGCTGACAGAGTGGGTACACACAGAATCAGTGGGTGTAAGTGGTGTCAAGCTATTTCCTCACCTCCAATACTTGGCTATTGAACGTTGCAAGCAGTTGACGAATTTTCCAGCTCTTTTCTGGTCGCCTCTCAAAGAGTTGACTGTTGAATACATTGAGAGCTACAGGCCTTTAGCAAACATATTTGAGACCAAGTTGATGTTGCTAACGGAGCTTTGTGTAGAAGGAATAAATGATCTGGAGTATCTCCCAAATTGGTTATTCGTTAGCAATCGCAATCTATCGAAATTGAAGATAGCGGAATGCCCCAAATTGAGGGGACTACCAGAAGGTCTATGCACCATCAGTTCTTTGGAGAAGTTGACTATAAGAGAGTGTCCAAATTTGAAACATGTTGGCGTACACAAATCACAAGGAAGCCTCACATGTCTTAAAGAGTTGGTTATTGAGGACTGCAATGCTTTGCTATATCTGCCATGTGAAATGGTAGGATCCTCGCTCGAGATACTGGTGTTGAAGAGTTTAAGAAGCCTGCAGAATCTAGCAAGAATAGTTGACTGTCTGTCGAAATTGGCCCGTCTAACATGGGTGAGAATTCTTGATTTTCCTCAATTTTTGGCTGATAATTACCGTGTTATTAATAGGCTGGAATTAGATTTTAGTGTGATGGGATCAATGGAGAGTGTTGATGGCATATTGCAAGGATCCAGCATCACAATTAGGGATTTAAAATTGAAGGGGAGGGAAGGTTGGGAAAGTCTGCCGAAATCAATTCAATCTCTCACTGCTCTGAAAATATTAACGTTGTCGAATTTTGGAATGGAAGAGTTACCTGATTGGTTGGGAAACTTGTCATCCCTAGAGGTGTTGAGAACAAGTGATTGCAAGAAGTTAAGGCGTCTACCCATGGATGTGATACAGAGCATCGCTAAGTTAGAATACTTTGATATTTCAGGGTGCCCAGGAGTATGTTTTGACATTTCCCAATGGCCCTACATTTCCCATATTGGCAACATCATCATTGATGGACAACGtgagtataaatatttttcttgtttcttttgtttttagaaACCATTGCATGTCTATTTCCTCACCAAGATTTATAAAACTTGTGTTGTTTTATTACATTGATGGTAATTGCAAAAATGTACTCATTTTGAGTAATTTTGTCACAATATTACATTGATTAAATAGATATGTTAACATTGCTGCCTTGGGTAATCCCGGTGCATATGTACAATTCtctataattttgtttatattataaGTGTGTTTTCTTTGATGAAAAGTGGaggatatatatatttttcaacaattttttaatctttgcaCATAATTTGTAACGTGGGTGATTTTTCTAACTCATTTCCCATCTTTTTAAATCCaatttatgataatatttAAGGTTATATTAGTGtgataatatttttccatGCTTTCCAATGAAAACATCTGACAATAAAATGGTGTGATGAGGCAGGAGTGGTGACAGAAAAAGATGATGCAGTGCGCAGGGAGGAATTGTGGAAAAATTTCTTGAAACGAAAGCAACGCCAAAATTCTAACAGTAAGAAAATTTGAcaattatactcattttacaCATGATTATTCGTAAGGTATTTAAGAAGTTTGGATTGATTGTTTCTTGTATTTTAGTATCAAACAAAACCCCCATGTGTTGTATTCGTGTCTTGATCTTTCGTCTGACGATTAGATTGTTGTCACATGTATTTTAACTATAGGAATTTGAAAAACGATCTTGTCATCATCTTCTatagttgaaaattgaattagtATATGAAACTTCATTTTGGAATAGAAGATGGTGCCCTGTGTTTTATaagtgatattttattctgtCTCTGTTCTCTATGGTTTGTGGTAAATGCTACttttagataataattttgaatataaattcttGGTCCAAATATCATCTATGACTCATTTTGGCTGCCAATGATCTTTAGGATTGTgattataaagaaataaatatgcagATTTTTTGGAAAGGCCAAAAAAATGTTAGAATGCAAATTATATGAACTTGTAATGTTTCGAGTTTATTTTGGAGCTAATCTTTTTTTTGTAGATCCAACTTGAAAGACTGAGTTGCACACAAATATCCTAAAATGGTTAATTGAAGCTACGTACTTTTCCTTTTAcgagattttatttataatacacAATGTTTCCATGATGAAGCTGAAATAGGAGAAGCTGAAGTTGAAGCTAAAGATGGAGAAGctgaagttgaagaagaagctgAAGCTAAAGAAGGTAAAAGGGGAAAGGATTTGTGTTTGAGTTTGAGGTGCTTCCAGAGAGCAAGAAGGTGAAGGACTTATTGTGCATCAAACATATCTTCAAATTTACACTGATAAGATTCAGCTGCACCAAGTAATTTCATATTCTttgattgatatattttatatgattatattgtAGAGAATGTGGATATATTCCATTTGTTTGACACATCACCTCCAATTCTAGTCTTGCTTATTCATATGATTTCCTCTTCACATTGTAAATggcaaattaaaatttcccaACAGTTTTGGCTGAAGAAGGTTAAGCAGAGATTTGTGTTAGAGCAGTGTCGAATTTGCATACGAAGAAAATTTGACGGTTGTACTCATTTTATCCCTGGTGTTATAGCATGACAGTGTGGACTAATTTCTATCACACACAGCTACTTCTGAATGAGtcgtatttttatttataatcatattatattaagGGAACCGTCAAGATATTCACATATGACATATATTGAAGTAATAGTAACATATAGACATGAATAACTCCCTCTCTGTAAAGAAACTATATTTTGTAGCTCACTTCCTCGACCCGACTTACATGAAACTTCACTGTACGAGTGTGAAGCAACTCCATCACCTCGACACATTCGACCAGATCTGGATCACTTACCAGAAACACCCCTTCCTCGTCGTCGTCAAGATACCTGAGCTGGAACTCCCCTGTCCCAAGTTCGAACCTCTTTGCTACCTCCGAATACAGTTCAAAGCACCCTGCCGACGCCTCAAACTTGAACCTCACCGTGTTTTCTCCGTCCGTAGCTTTCACTGTGATTATCGCAGCACCTCTCCTCACATGTCTAGTTTCATCCAAACTACCGGAGCTTGATGAACTGACGTTCATCATAGGCACAGATTCAGAGATGTCTGACGATGCCTGCTTGCTCGTACCAGTCGTACAATTGGAGCATGCTTTCCAACCACAGTTCCCAACATGGAGTCATCCAAGGCATCGTGTTCAAACTAGCCGGCCATGATGGACTCCCGTCTAATGCAGCCAACTTGGATCCATCGCAGTTCAATACATCTTCCATATCTAGAAgacattcttcttcccttttgacGTCAATGACGTTCTACACAGGCTGTTGAGGTTTGTGATACGACCCTAATCACCAATGCAGCGTCTGATGATGAGAGGCAGTTGCATGAGCCCATGCAGCTGGGTAACTCGGGGTTGGGCGACGATGGGAAGTCAGCTCCGAGAGGCAGAGCGAAGAACAGAGTAGTGAAGGACAGGCCGAGAAGAGAAGCTCCGGGACCGGCCAGATATCGAGATTACGACTGCAGTTAGAGATATGATTtgtttttgatttgttttttattttgtttccttATTCTGcaaaattatttacttttatgaTTGAGTCAAatcttttcgggttttcttcttgattctttcatGAATCGTAAGTCCGAATCAAGTAGGGggaattctatatatataatagaatTCCCATAGATTGAGTCATTGagaattaaagtaataaacaacgctttttctcatctcttgCTCTCTAAACCCTAGCCTCACGTTAGGGTTGATATTCGTTACTCACAAGATCGATAAATTTCCGGTGCTCTACAACTCGATAGGATCTCCAGTCCTATCAACTGGTTCTTTCTTGACGCACTCTTCCCCCACCGTCGTTCAGGATGTCCGCGGACGAGGGTTCCCCGTCTACCAAAACGCCGCCCACGGAGTTCACCCTCAACGAAGTTGGACGAATGATTTATGACATGACGATTCGGCTTGCCAACGATGAAAAGAAGATCCTGGCCAATCGGTTCGCCCATGAATCGTTCGAGCGAAACCAGACGTCTCTCAACAGGAGCGTCGAAGACCATATGACACGATTACAGATTGCGGTTGAGGACTTGGGGAAGAAACCGCCAGAGGGAACGGCGACGGTGACGGCATCGAAACCACGTGGGTGGTCGCTGCCTCGTTCTGTCCTCGTCAAACCAGTTGGATTTGACGCGGATGCTTGGCCGAAGCTTAAGGTCGAACCCCCGCGTTTCAGTGGTGAGGGGGTCAATTTATGGATTAAAAAGGTCCAGAAGTATTacaatcataattttacatCCCTGGCGGACCGGCTTTACCTCACAGAATTCTTGTTAGACGACGCCGCAGCAGAGTGGTTTGGATTTTGGGAGTCTAACAACGAAGGTCGTAGTTGGGAGGATTTCTTGTTGGATATCAAACGACGCTTCGATCCTGATCTCTACGAGGACTATGTTGGCCGCCTCGCGTCCTTGCGACAAATCGGCTCTCTGGAGGATTACCTTGCCGAGTTCGAACCCCTCCTCCGAAAGGTCTCGAATGTCGGCGACAGCACTTTGACGTCCCTCTTCATCGCCGGACTGGCCTCTTCATTAAGACATGAGTTGTTGACACGAAGGCCATCTTCCTTGAGTGACGCCATCGCCCTTTCCCAGCAACTGGCAGCCTGCCGCACAGCCGCCGCTCAGCCGATCCAGCCTGGCGGTCGCCAACAGTGGCAGCGCCGTGATCAGCGCACGGCTGCAGCAACCACCGCCACCGGAACGAAGTTGATTGAAGGCCCAAAACCGGTTGCTCCCCAGCCGAAGCAGCAGCGGGAAGGTAACCCGCGCGACTACCCAATAATTCACATATCTGCAGCTGAGAAAGCCGACAGGACAGCTCGAAACCTTTGTTGGTACTGCCCGGAGAAGTACACTCGGGAGCATGTTTGCGCAAAGAGGTTCTACGTCCTTTTGGGCGCTGACAGTGAGGATGCGGAATCAATCGACCTCATTCCCGGCCACACCGACGAGGACGGGATTAACATGGCTATCACGGGGGATGTGTCGAGGATTTTTTTCATCGGGCCAAAGATTAAACCTCGCTCGATTCGTCTCACGGGCTGCATCAATGATTCACCTCTGTCCGTGCTGATTGACGGGGGCAGTACACATAACTTTATCAAACCCTCCGTCGCAGAAAGGTTATGTCTTCCTCTCCATGTTATTTCTCCTTTTCGTGTGTTTGTTGGAAACGGTGCTTCTATGCGTTGCGACTATGTGAGTTTAAGCACACCAGTTATATTGCAGGGACATTCCTTCAGTATTGACCTCTTCCTCTTGCCAATCGAAGGGCCAGACGTAGTTCTGGGTGTTCAGTGGCTCCAGGATCTGGGTGATGTTACTAAGAATTACAAGACACTGCAGATGAAATTTGAGCTCGCCTCGGGGCCGGTTTGCTTGCAAGGGGAGGACACGCCTCCGCGGCGTATATCGTGCAACAGTCTATTCTCTCTGATTGCTCACGACCCGGATGCCCAACTCTTTGAGCTCCTTCAGGTCGACCGTGCAGCTGTGACAGATAAAGCACCGGTCCTTCCGGTCAATCCCCTATTGGTCGACACTCTGAATGCTTTTGAACCGGTTTTCGCCGTGCCTACCGGCTTCCCTCCTTCTCGCCGCTGGGACCATCGCATTCATCTACCAGCCTCGGCCAAACCAATTAATGTGCGGCCATACCGTTACCCGCACTTTCAGAAGACGGAAATTGAGAAACAGGTCCGTGAGATGCTCGACCAAGGTGTAATACAGCAGAGCACGAGCCCATTCTCGTCACCGGTTTTATTAATTCGCAAAAAGGATGGGACTTTTCGTTTCTGCGTGGATTATCGTGCATTGAATGCCGCGACAACACCTGACCATTTTCCAATCCCCACAGCGGACGAACTTTTTGATGAGCTGCACGCTGCCCGGATTTTTTCTAAACTAGATCTCCGATCCGGATACCATAAGATCCGCATGCATGTTGACGACATCCACAAGACGGCCTTCCGCACTCACGATGGGCATTTTGAGTTTCTGGTGATGCCCTTTGGGCTTACAAACGCCCCGTCCACGTTCCAGGACGCCATGAACAGCATATTTCAGTCGTTCCTCCGCAAGTTCGTCATTGTGTTTTTTGACGATATTCTGGTTTATAGCAATACAATGGACGATCACATTTGCCACCTCAAGGAGGTCTTGTCGACCCTGCAGACCaattctttctttattaaGCAGTCCAAGTGTGCTTTCGGTGTGGCCACGATAGATTATCTCGGTCATATCATTGCGGCGGGAGAATTGCACGCTGATCCGGCCAAAATCGATGCCATGGTTAATTGGCCACCGACGAAGTCCGTCAAGCAGCTTCGAGGGTTCCTGGGTCTGACCGGGTATTACCGCCGGTTTGTCAGAAATTACTCTATTATTGCGGCTCCTTTAACTGAACTCTTGAAGAAGGACGCATTCATATGGTCTGAGACCGCCGAACGGGGCTTTGTCGAACTGAAGACCGCCATGAGTTCGGCGCCCGTCCTCCGTCTACCAGATTTCTCAGTACCGTTCGTGATTGAGACGGATGCATCAGATTTTGGGGTTGGTGCGGTTTTGATGCAGCAGAACCATCCAATAGCCTATTTTAGCAAAGAGTTGGGTCCGCGGAGACGCCTCGCTTCGACTTATCACAAAGAACTCTATGCCATTGTGGAGGTGGTGCAAAAATGGCGTCAATACTTGCTGGGTCGGGAATTCGTAATTAGGAGTGATCAGCGGAGTCTTAAGGAATTACTGTCTCAGGTAGTGCAGACGCCCGATCAACAGTTCTACGTCCGGAAGCTAATGGGATTTAAGTTTTCCATCGAATATAAGGCGGGCGCAGCGAATAAGGTGGCTGATGCACTTTCGCGCCAGGATGATATTACCGACCTCGCTGTCCCGGGAATTTTTCAGCTCTACACGCGCCCGATGCCGGCAGTTTTGGAGGTGCTCCGGGCTGAAAATGCGTCGCGCCCGGATCTGGTGGAGTTGCACACCGCGGTGGATGCCGGGACGGGCCCGCCGCACGTGACAGCCGCGGATGGGCTGCTGTACTTCAAGCGGCGTCTTTTCGTCGGAAAGGATTCGGCGATCTGCAAGGCGATTTTGGAGGAATGCCACGATGCGCCGGCGGCGGGCCATCCGGGGGAGCGTCGTACCTTCGCCCGCGTATCGTCCTTGTTTTATTGGGAGGGCCTCCGTCGTGACGTGCGTGATTATGTAGCGGCTTGCTTCACGTGTCAGGCTACGAAATATGTTCGTGATAAACCCAACGGTCTCATCCAGCCGTTACCGATACCCAACTTGGTGTGGGAGGCGGCGTCCATGGATTTCATAGTTGGGCTTCCCCCTTCTTTCGGGTATACAGCCGTTATGGTGGTCGTGGACCGTCTCACGAAGTATGCACATTTTGGTGCTTTACGATCGGGATTTGATGCACCTACCGTTGCCCGGCTCTTCGTCGATACTGTGGTCAAGCTACATGGGTTTCCGAAGAAACTTCTTTCGGATCGTGACTCCATCTTTATGAGTGATTTTTGGGATGAGTTGCTTTCTCTTAGCGGCACGAAACTCCAGTTCACGACCGCATACCATCCACAAACGGACGGCCAATCCGAGGTGACGAACCGTGCGTTGGAGCAGTACTTGAGGGCCTTTGTTTATGATCGCCCAAAACGGTGGTTCGCCCTCCTGCCTTGGGCAGAGCTTGCGCTAAACTGCAGTGTGAATTCTAGTATTGGGATGTCCCCGTTTCAGGCCCTTTATGGCCGAGAGCCGCCGAGCTTGTTTGACACTTATGCGAGGCCGTCCCATAACAGCGAGGTGGCGGATTTATTGGCGGAGCGGGAGGAGACTCTGCGTACCTTGAAGCTGCGCATTCGACGCGCCCAACAGTCGATGGTGGAATTTGCCAATCGGAAAAGAAGGGACGTCGAATTTAAGGTGGGAGATTCGGTCCTTCTTAAGCTTCAGCCGTATCGTCAGAAGTCGGTGGGACGACCCCTTTCCAACAAGCTCTCTCGTCGTTACTATGGTCCGTACGTGATCCTTGAACGTATCGGGGAGGTGGCGTATAGGCTTCAGCTGCCAGCCGATAGCAGGATTCATGACGTCTTCCACGTCTCTTTGCTCAAGGCATTCGTGCCTCATAAGTCCGTGGGAGTGGAGTTACCACCAGAGGTTAGTCGGAG
This genomic interval carries:
- the LOC125197967 gene encoding putative disease resistance protein RGA4 isoform X2, with translation MEGEAAAAVLQVLVQNLIDHSKKELLLVRGLKKEAAKLTERLGTLQGFLNDAEMRTIPGESVKRWLKRLENVAFDADNVLDEFNYHLLCKQIKPIMPNEPIKPMKQKVLSCFSPCVKYSRSRNLALRIQEINDNLEVINKEAADLGLKEMLAANVATLPVVSRETDCFTLDPIFIGRDEEVSKVVEILTTSVTIDERVSIHAIVGMGGLGKTTLTRKVFHLLKEKNLFGSHVWVHVSQIFDPMALLKKILKELNPEKVEAEMSKQDIMKRMGEELKQKTYLLILDDVWNQDRPAWDGFIQSLLGVSSIKGNVILVTTRIKEVASTVSPHCPHKLKELSEEDCLSIIKEKSFGKKDFPLEFENIGRKIARRCKGLPLAANVVGGVLRNKSKGKWISIEEKWLGHNEGAHITNILRLSYDELSVPSLKKCFAFCSVFPKGRRFKKHELIEYWMGEGFLEADENNDLEFVGENFFNILLDNSLLQNARRYYGGVEYVMHDLVHDLACHVLGGSHNTSDISPVRYMFLEDKSKDVLERNAKYLRTLLVMDNICGNMFSKFKCLHVLTFGSDGVIEFPSSIRKLIHLRVLNINGSRIERLPDWIGELIHLQTLRAEVDNIQLPSTLKYLINLRHLYIEKLVDLPAEMGRLTCLRTLKFFRVGDKSGYKIEELGSLNDLKGELKISDLEKVGNKEEAEKANLHKKSKLVELHLVWDPCRQDETRNDENVLDGLQPHSNLKKLKIEGFTGKRFPSWNPDMAVENVARGSWVQLDNLIEISLSHCLECEEIPMFGQLPNLKSLWLEGLRNVKSINSSAHKSQSIVFPALESLKMYDIPRLTEWVHTESVGVSGVKLFPHLQYLAIERCKQLTNFPALFWSPLKELTVEYIESYRPLANIFETKLMLLTELCVEGINDLEYLPNWLFVSNRNLSKLKIAECPKLRGLPEGLCTISSLEKLTIRECPNLKHVGVHKSQGSLTCLKELVIEDCNALLYLPCEMVGSSLEILVLKSLRSLQNLARIVDCLSKLARLTWVRILDFPQFLADNYRVINRLELDFSVMGSMESVDGILQGSSITIRDLKLKGREGWESLPKSIQSLTALKILTLSNFGMEELPDWLGNLSSLEVLRTSDCKKLRRLPMDVIQSIAKLEYFDISGCPGVCFDISQWPYISHIGNIIIDGQRVVTEKDDAVRREELWKNFLKRKQRQNSNREAEVEAKDGEAEVEEEAEAKEGKRGKDLCLSLRCFQRARR
- the LOC125197967 gene encoding putative disease resistance protein RGA4 isoform X1 is translated as MEGEAAAAVLQVLVQNLIDHSKKELLLVRGLKKEAAKLTERLGTLQGFLNDAEMRTIPGESVKRWLKRLENVAFDADNVLDEFNYHLLCKQIKPIMPNEPIKPMKQKVLSCFSPCVKYSRSRNLALRIQEINDNLEVINKEAADLGLKEMLAANVATLPVVSRETDCFTLDPIFIGRDEEVSKVVEILTTSVTIDERVSIHAIVGMGGLGKTTLTRKVFHLLKEKNLFGSHVWVHVSQIFDPMALLKKILKELNPEKVEAEMSKQDIMKRMGEELKQKTYLLILDDVWNQDRPAWDGFIQSLLGVSSIKGNVILVTTRIKEVASTVSPHCPHKLKELSEEDCLSIIKEKSFGKKDFPLEFENIGRKIARRCKGLPLAANVVGGVLRNKSKGKWISIEEKWLGHNEGAHITNILRLSYDELSVPSLKKCFAFCSVFPKGRRFKKHELIEYWMGEGFLEADENNDLEFVGENFFNILLDNSLLQNARRYYGGVEYVMHDLVHDLACHVLGGSHNTSDISPVRYMFLEDKSKDVLERNAKYLRTLLVMDNICGNMFSKFKCLHVLTFGSDGVIEFPSSIRKLIHLRVLNINGSRIERLPDWIGELIHLQTLRAEVDNIQLPSTLKYLINLRHLYIEKLVDLPAEMGRLTCLRTLKFFRVGDKSGYKIEELGSLNDLKGELKISDLEKVGNKEEAEKANLHKKSKLVELHLVWDPCRQDETRNDENVLDGLQPHSNLKKLKIEGFTGKRFPSWNPDMAVENVARGSWVQLDNLIEISLSHCLECEEIPMFGQLPNLKSLWLEGLRNVKSINSSAHKSQSIVFPALESLKMYDIPRLTEWVHTESVGVSGVKLFPHLQYLAIERCKQLTNFPALFWSPLKELTVEYIESYRPLANIFETKLMLLTELCVEGINDLEYLPNWLFVSNRNLSKLKIAECPKLRGLPEGLCTISSLEKLTIRECPNLKHVGVHKSQGSLTCLKELVIEDCNALLYLPCEMVGSSLEILVLKSLRSLQNLARIVDCLSKLARLTWVRILDFPQFLADNYRVINRLELDFSVMGSMESVDGILQGSSITIRDLKLKGREGWESLPKSIQSLTALKILTLSNFGMEELPDWLGNLSSLEVLRTSDCKKLRRLPMDVIQSIAKLEYFDISGCPGVCFDISQWPYISHIGNIIIDGQRVVTEKDDAVRREELWKNFLKRKQRQNSNTEIGEAEVEAKDGEAEVEEEAEAKEGKRGKDLCLSLRCFQRARR